In a genomic window of Oncorhynchus kisutch isolate 150728-3 linkage group LG9, Okis_V2, whole genome shotgun sequence:
- the zgc:113263 gene encoding uncharacterized protein zgc:113263 isoform X3, whose protein sequence is MVSWLDGAPSVLDECLQSATPPEEMKALIEHHRNLGHVDVKDTCSLPMDDCILSSLSLPPVTKLGTTVDKQTQKNLQDGTPNSNHPNKEEIIEIPIDQSNLETGKRRISERTRQKRNEQRDRIETDENVEEGTSFSANESRRGQTLPSKRKMSDSSEVPRKRQADSPLFQDSPVNIESFSESPLISIWGEYTEPQDAAYPMTTDIKVPWSDDETLNLIDIWGKDSVQRVLKGCVKNRHVFTLISKNMSERGYMRTVEQCQTRIKRLKNSFRQSLQQKVECKFYDQLERILGNVSPLTVPEVTYDVEEVTDDQLEDTDDWEFPGHSGLEDMGTRSVPWTDLETLTLINIWGDDKMQRELRGMHRNGHLFAVISQKMSAQGFIRTAEQCQTRVKRLKRSFRQCYENNMKGREQVECKFYDLLERILGNELPSYVEVSENCLDMESREAWSADNECSVNSSQEREAVVGVPEDRKKIPWVDGETVILLELWGDDTVQQNLKRCPHNGHIYSEISEKLNIRGYHRTAEQCHTRIKRLKASYRQCQETISSSGSEQVDFKFYNILDQIFERQPPSTSTVVTDLTNDISEESNSDSLQECTEVDNYTTSERITPGSWLDPETLALIDIWGEDEVQRVLRDFVYNGPVYMDISEKMHDQGYSKTPEQCRWKVKSMRNNFRQCYDRKKCGRKGVEYKFYNQLERILGHEAASIDEYDERDDPTVDQDTGADGMRCIPWSEPETLALIELWGNEDVQASLRGCVRNGHIFADIAEKLATIGHFKTAEQCHSRVKRLRKTYRRCLHSRANGGEPLLFRYYRFLEPVLGNDTLSLDAEIVDLCDDFNPDPTEEPDQETGQGSVSYAVAESSRKMPWSDRETQALLEVWGEDHVQLSLRGCLKNRHVFEYISRRMTAQGFIRTAEQCHTRIKRLKASFHHDKMECKFYDQMEEIFSRELNVDSLAEDSLDNEEAAVWEPTLEVDQRKASRPLTDGSKFSWSDSETQVLLSIWGSDEVQEDLKGCTKNRHIFTEISQAMANEGYLRTAEQCQSRVKRLKANFRQFCESKQIGGEKVECKFYDQFVQIFGNKYLPCDSLAEESNGAIGMGEVPGGQVQGTASPASGSCPSPWELDLPWNIEETEALLDIWGSVRIQEDLRGNTEMEHIYTEIAQMMADQGFMKTAEQCQTRATQLNLRIIPI, encoded by the exons ATGGTGTCATGGCTTGATGGAGCCCCCTCAGTTCTGGATGAGTGTTTGCAATCAGCGACTCCGCCAGAGGAGATGAAGGCTTTAATTGAACATCACAGAAATCTTGGCCATGTTGACGTAAAAG aCACTTGCTCTTTACCTATGGACGActgcatcctctcctctctgtctctccctccagtcACAAAACTGGGGACTACTGTTGACAAACAAACTCAAAAAAACCTGCAAGATGGCACACCAAATTCAAACCATCCAAATAAAGAAGAGATTATTGAGATTCCCATTGACCAATCAAATCTGGAGACTGGCAAGAGGAGGATATCTGAGAGAACAAGACAGAAGCGAAATGAACAGAGGGACAGAATTGAAACGGATGAAAATGTGGAGGAGGGAACGTCATTTTCAGCCAATGAGAGTAGGAGAGGGCAGACTCTGCCCTCAAAGAGGAAAATGAGCGACAGTTCGGAGGTTCCCCGGAAACGCCAAGCAGATTCACCTCTGTTTCA GGATTCTCCAGTGAATATCGAATCTTTTAGTGAATCTCCTCTCATCTCGATATGGGGAGAATACACAG AACCCCAAGATGCTGCCTATCCCATGACGACTGACATCAAAGTCCCTTGGTCGGATGATGAGACTCTAAACCTCATAGACATTTGGGGAAAAGACTCTGTGCAGCGAGTTCTGAAAGGCTGTGTCAAAAATCGCCACGTGTTCACTCTCATTTCCAAAAACATGTCTGAGAGAGGCTACATGAGAACTGTAGAGCAGTGTCAGACCAGGATCAAACGATTGAAGAACAGCTTTCGCCAGTCTCTCCAGCAGAA AGTGGAGTGTAAATTTTATGACCAGCTAGAGCGAATACTTGGGAATGTGTCCCCCTTAACGGTTCCTGAGGTCACCTATGATGTTGAAGAGGTGACAGATGACCAGCTAGAAGACACTGATGATTGGGAGTTCCCTGGCCACTCTGGTCTAGAAGATATGG GAACAAGAAGTGTTCCCTGGACAGACTTGGAGACCCTCACCCTAATCAACATATGGGGAGATGACAAAATGCAGAGGGAATTGAGGGGTATGCATAGAAATGGGCACCTTTTTGCTGTGATATCCCAAAAGATGTCTGCCCAGGGCTTTATCCGGACTGCAGAGCAATGCCAGACAAGGGTTAAAAGACTGAAACGGAGTTTCCGACAGTGCTACGAGAACAA CATGAAAGGCAGAGAGCAAGTAGAATGCAAATTCTATGACCTACTGGAGAGAATACTGGGGAATGAGCTTCCCTCATACGTGGAGGTGTCAGAAAACTGTCTTGACATGGAGTCTAGAGAAGCATGGTCAGCAGACAACGAGTGCTCTGTTAACTCTTCCCAGGAGAGGG AGGCTGTGGTGGGGGTGCCAGAGGACAGGAAGAAGATCCCCTGGGTGGACGGCGAGACAGTGATCCTTCTGGAGCTCTGGGGAGACGACACTGTGCAGCAGAACCTGAAGCGCTGCCCGCACAACGGTCACATATACTCAGAGATTTCGGAAAAGCTCAATATCCGTGGTTATCACAGAACTGCAGAGCAGTGCCACACCAGGATAAAGCGTTTGAAAGCCAGCTATCGGCAGTGCCAGGAAACCATCAG TTCATCTGGATCTGAGCAGGTTGATTTTAAGTTCTACAATATTTTAGATCAAATATTTGAGAGGCAGCCTCCCTCTACCAGCACAGTGGTGACAGACTTGACCAATGACATATCAGAGGAATCAAACAGTGACTCACTTCAAG AGTGTACAGAAGTGGACAACTACACCACTTCTGAGAGGATCACACCAGGCTCATGGTTGGATCCTGAGACCCTGGCCCTCATTGACATCTGGGGGGAGGACGAGGTTCAGAGGGTGCTGAGAGACTTTGTCTATAACGGCCCTGTCTACATGGACATATCAGAAAAGATGCATGACCAAGGGTACTCCAAGACCCCAGAGCAGTGTCGTTGGAAAGTCAAGTCCATGAGGAACAACTTCCGTCAGTGCTACGACAGGAAAAA ATGTGGAAGAAAGGGAGTGGAATACAAGTTCTACAATCAGTTGGAGCGAATACTTGGGCATGAAGCGGCGTCCATTGATGAGTATGATGAAAGAGACGATccaacagtagaccaggacacag GTGCTGATGGGATGAGATGCATCCCGTGGTCAGAGCCAGAGACGTTGGCCCTCATTGAGCTGTGGGGGAACGAGGATGTCCAGGCGAGTCTACGAGGTTGCGTCCGCAACGGGCACATTTTCGCCGACATAGCGGAGAAGCTGGCCACCATTGGGCACTTCAAAACAGCTGAGCAGTGCCACTCGAGGGTTAAGCGGCTGAGGAAAACCTACCGACGGTGTCTCCACAGCAGGGC AAACGGAGGGGAGCCCTTACTCTTCAGATACTACAGGTTCCTGGAGCCGGTGCTAGGCAACGACACTCTCTCCCTCGATGCAGAGATTGTTGATTTGTGTGATGACTTCAATCCAGATCCCACTGAGGAACCAGATCAGGAAACGG GCCAGGGCTCAGTCAGTTACGCTGTGGCGGAGTCCAGCAGAAAGATGCCCTGGTCCGACCGGGAGACCCAGGCTCTGTTGGAGGTCTGGGGTGAGGACCATGTGCAGCTCTCCCTCCGCGGCTGCTTGAAGAACAGACATGTGTTTGAATACATCTCACGGAGGATGACGGCCCAGGGGTTCATCAGGACAGCTGAGCAGTGCCACACCCGCATCAAACGACTCAAGGCCAGCTTCCACCATGACAA AATGGAATGTAAGTTCTACGACCAGATGGAGGAGATTTTCTCGAGGGAGCTCAACGTTGACAGTTTGGCCGAAGATTCGTTAGACAATGAGGAAGCTGCTGTCTGGGAGCCTACACTAGAGGTTGACCAAAGGAAAG CTAGCCGTCCTTTAACTGACGGCTCCAAGTTCTCCTGGAGCGACAGTGAGACCCAGGTCCTCCTCAGTATCTGGGGGAGTGACGAGGTCCAGGAGGATCTGAAGGGCTGCACCAAAAACAGACACATTTTCACTGAGATCTCTCAGGCCATGGCCAACGAGGGCTACCTGAGGACAGCCGAACAGTGCCAGTCTAGAGTGAAGCGGCTAAAGGCCAACTTCCGCCAGTTCTGCGAGAGCAAACA GATTGGAGGGGAAAAAGTGGAGTGCAAATTCTACGATCAGTTTGTGCAAATATTCGGGAACAAGTATCTACCCTGTGACTCTCTGGCTGAGGAATCAAATGGTGCCATAGGCATGGGAGAGGTCCCAGGTGGCCAAGTCCAAGGAACTG CCTCTCCAGCATCAGGCAGCTGTCCATCACCGTGGGAACTAGATCTCCCCTGGAACATTGAGGAGACTGAAGCCCTCCTTGACATATGGGGCAGTGTCAGAATCCAAGAGGACCTGAGGGGAAACACTGAAATGGAACACATTTATACAGAGATCGCTCAAATGATGGCTGACCAGGGCTTCATGAAAACAGCAGAGCAGTGCCAGACAAGAGCGACGCAACTGAACCTGAGAATTATTCCAATCTGA